The Claveliimonas bilis genome window below encodes:
- a CDS encoding 4'-phosphopantetheinyl transferase family protein produces MIYTWLADISKLTEEKCFKKFYELVPEERKRKADRLRFPIDRAQSVGAWILWEKMKSYYGWSGEETFNLSHSGKYVLCSASDREGEMVGCDIETVKEARMKVAERFFCPGEMAHIQKQDGDRNRADAFFRYWVLKESFMKAVRLGMKLDTRKFEIEFDKEDHPVLVKKPEEFPERFFYKEYQMDGVNAKMAVCSTSDQFAEIQVTELESEIPD; encoded by the coding sequence ATGATCTACACATGGCTTGCAGATATTTCAAAATTGACGGAAGAGAAGTGCTTTAAGAAATTTTATGAGCTTGTGCCGGAAGAGCGAAAAAGGAAAGCAGACAGGCTCCGGTTTCCGATAGACCGTGCCCAGAGCGTGGGAGCCTGGATTTTATGGGAGAAAATGAAATCTTATTACGGCTGGAGTGGAGAAGAAACTTTTAACTTGTCTCACTCTGGGAAGTATGTCCTTTGCAGTGCCTCTGACCGGGAGGGGGAAATGGTCGGATGCGATATTGAAACGGTCAAAGAAGCAAGGATGAAGGTGGCGGAAAGATTTTTTTGTCCGGGGGAGATGGCACATATTCAAAAACAGGATGGCGACAGGAACCGGGCGGATGCATTTTTCAGGTATTGGGTGCTGAAAGAAAGCTTTATGAAAGCGGTGCGCCTGGGAATGAAGCTTGATACAAGAAAATTTGAGATAGAATTTGACAAAGAAGATCATCCGGTACTTGTGAAAAAGCCGGAGGAATTTCCGGAAAGATTTTTTTATAAAGAATATCAGATGGACGGTGTAAATGCTAAAATGGCGGTGTGCAGTACATCGGATCAGTTTGCGGAAATACAAGTGACAGAGCTGGAAAGCGAAATCCCGGATTGA
- a CDS encoding glycoside hydrolase family 2 protein: MKKLKTRWTDQVKESQGQVLQEYPRPSMKRESYLNLNGFWDYAIMGTKRIPDRFDGKILVPFSPEAPLSGVERQLRPRQVLWYKRILPREVRKENGKRWLLHFGAVDQFAAVYINKILVTKHLGGYLPFTADVTDALKEGENELLVAVRDFTDHSYYSRGKQKLAKGGMFYTAQSGIWQTVWMEQVPGRYITEIKTTPLFDEEMIEITVCSNRGGRFTVEISSEEMQPVEAKGEAGVPLQIPIQEMHPWSPEDPFLYQMTVTFGEDTVDSYFAMRKISAKKDEKGILRPFLNNRPYLQKGVLDQGYWPDGLYTAPTDEALEFDIKEMKRLGFNMLRKHIKIEPERWYYHCDRLGMLVWQDMVCGGRPYKRWYVTYMANAFEKINLRVTDRTYGLLGRREGKSREIFVEEMKETIRLLQNHPSIITWVLFNEGWGQFDAKEITAAAREQDETRLVDQASGWFDQAGGDFRSIHNYFFELKLRADKRITALTEFGGYCWRVREHSMYSKVYGYRIFGSKRELTRGYSQLMRKQIIPKLAEGLSVTIYTQLSDVEEEVNGIYTYDREMLKIEEEVLKEWNEQYDI; this comes from the coding sequence ATGAAAAAGTTAAAAACAAGATGGACCGATCAGGTTAAGGAAAGCCAAGGCCAGGTGCTGCAGGAATATCCCCGGCCTTCCATGAAACGGGAAAGCTATCTGAATCTCAATGGATTCTGGGACTATGCTATCATGGGGACGAAGCGCATTCCGGACCGATTTGACGGGAAAATACTGGTGCCGTTTTCTCCGGAGGCGCCTCTTTCCGGAGTGGAAAGGCAGCTTCGGCCAAGGCAGGTGCTGTGGTACAAAAGGATCCTGCCCCGGGAAGTGAGAAAAGAGAATGGGAAAAGATGGCTTCTGCATTTCGGTGCGGTGGATCAGTTTGCGGCTGTATATATAAATAAGATATTGGTAACGAAACACCTTGGCGGATATCTGCCCTTTACTGCAGATGTAACAGATGCCCTGAAAGAAGGAGAAAATGAGCTTTTAGTGGCAGTAAGAGATTTTACGGATCACTCCTATTACAGCCGGGGAAAGCAGAAACTTGCCAAAGGCGGAATGTTTTATACTGCACAGAGCGGAATCTGGCAGACCGTATGGATGGAGCAGGTTCCCGGCCGATATATTACAGAGATAAAGACTACACCTCTATTTGATGAAGAAATGATTGAAATAACGGTGTGTTCTAACAGGGGCGGAAGATTTACAGTGGAAATTTCTTCGGAGGAAATGCAGCCCGTAGAAGCTAAAGGGGAAGCAGGGGTTCCTTTACAGATTCCGATTCAAGAGATGCATCCCTGGAGTCCGGAAGATCCGTTTCTGTATCAGATGACAGTTACATTTGGAGAAGATACAGTGGACAGTTATTTTGCTATGCGCAAGATCTCGGCCAAAAAGGATGAGAAAGGTATTTTAAGGCCGTTTTTAAACAACCGCCCATATCTGCAGAAGGGAGTGCTGGATCAGGGATACTGGCCGGATGGACTTTATACTGCGCCGACCGATGAAGCGTTGGAATTTGATATTAAAGAGATGAAGCGACTGGGATTCAATATGCTTCGCAAGCACATTAAGATTGAGCCGGAACGCTGGTATTATCACTGTGACCGCCTGGGAATGCTGGTGTGGCAGGATATGGTCTGCGGAGGCCGTCCGTACAAGCGCTGGTATGTCACTTACATGGCAAATGCATTTGAAAAAATAAATCTGCGTGTGACGGATCGTACATATGGGCTCCTTGGGAGAAGAGAAGGGAAAAGCCGGGAAATTTTTGTAGAAGAAATGAAAGAGACTATCCGGCTTCTGCAGAATCATCCGTCTATCATTACATGGGTCCTTTTCAATGAAGGTTGGGGGCAGTTCGATGCGAAAGAGATTACGGCGGCTGCCAGGGAACAGGATGAAACACGTCTGGTGGATCAGGCCAGCGGCTGGTTTGATCAGGCCGGTGGAGATTTCCGGAGTATCCATAATTATTTCTTTGAGTTGAAACTTAGAGCAGACAAGAGGATTACTGCGCTGACAGAATTTGGCGGTTACTGCTGGAGGGTTCGGGAACACAGCATGTACAGTAAAGTATATGGATACCGCATTTTCGGAAGTAAAAGAGAACTGACACGGGGATATTCACAATTGATGCGGAAACAGATTATTCCGAAACTGGCGGAGGGACTGTCTGTGACCATTTACACCCAGCTTTCTGATGTGGAGGAAGAAGTAAATGGAATTTATACCTATGACAGAGAAATGCTGAAAATAGAGGAAGAAGTTTTGAAGGAGTGGAATGAGCAGTATGATATATGA
- a CDS encoding deoxyguanosinetriphosphate triphosphohydrolase encodes MKWEQLLSPQRSRESSRKYVRSTDLRSEFEKDYHRIIGSASFRRLQDKTQVFPLDKSDFIRTRLTHSLEVSSLAKSLGQNIGENILAYKKDPEFTPQMKEDICNILQCAGLIHDIGNPPFGHFGETAIREWFRRNLSKLTFHGKLIEDVLTEQMKEDFYHFEGNAQALRLVTKLHFLVDENGMNLTYALLNTIVKYPVPSVGIREDSEDIKEKKMGYYYADEDMFREIQQATGTNGCRHPLTFILEAADDIAYKTADIEDAFIKGFISYYFLLQELEKLENDNKNEKVSFNPAQKLAQLYERGLEKKVRNPEEYAVKNWIVRAQGFLISCATFGFTSNYKEIMEGTYKHDLFYGTFAEELMELLGRMAYQQVFTSRPIYRMEVAEAVMIDYLMDCFVSAIIKYDDPGEELDSIDERMVSFISSNYKNAYHYHAKGKTDVEKLYLRLLLVTDYICGMTDSYAKRLYQELKAIL; translated from the coding sequence GTGAAATGGGAACAGCTTTTGTCGCCGCAAAGAAGCAGAGAGAGCAGCAGAAAATATGTCAGATCAACAGATTTGCGAAGTGAATTTGAGAAGGATTACCACCGTATTATTGGCAGTGCTTCTTTTAGGAGGCTGCAGGATAAGACGCAGGTATTTCCTTTGGATAAAAGTGATTTTATCAGAACGAGACTGACGCATTCTCTGGAAGTGTCGTCTCTGGCGAAATCATTGGGACAAAACATCGGGGAAAATATTCTTGCATATAAAAAGGACCCGGAGTTTACTCCGCAGATGAAAGAGGATATCTGCAATATCCTTCAGTGTGCCGGATTGATCCATGACATTGGGAACCCGCCCTTTGGACATTTCGGTGAAACAGCTATACGGGAATGGTTTCGGAGGAATCTTTCAAAGCTTACTTTTCACGGGAAGCTGATAGAAGATGTGCTGACGGAACAGATGAAAGAGGACTTTTATCATTTTGAAGGGAATGCCCAGGCGCTTCGTCTGGTGACCAAGCTTCATTTCCTGGTTGATGAAAACGGGATGAATCTGACCTATGCTCTTTTGAATACGATCGTAAAATATCCGGTTCCCTCGGTGGGGATTCGGGAGGATTCGGAAGATATTAAAGAGAAAAAGATGGGCTACTACTATGCGGATGAAGATATGTTCCGCGAAATACAGCAGGCCACAGGGACAAATGGCTGCAGGCATCCCCTGACATTCATTTTGGAAGCGGCGGACGACATAGCCTACAAAACTGCAGACATCGAAGACGCGTTTATAAAAGGCTTCATTTCCTACTATTTTCTGCTACAGGAACTTGAGAAACTTGAAAATGATAATAAAAACGAAAAAGTTTCTTTTAATCCAGCACAGAAATTAGCCCAGTTATATGAAAGAGGATTGGAAAAGAAGGTAAGAAATCCGGAGGAATATGCGGTTAAGAACTGGATCGTAAGAGCGCAGGGATTCCTCATATCATGCGCGACCTTTGGATTTACGTCCAACTATAAAGAAATTATGGAGGGTACCTATAAACATGACCTGTTTTATGGGACCTTTGCAGAAGAGCTGATGGAACTGCTGGGAAGAATGGCTTATCAGCAGGTTTTTACCTCCAGGCCCATTTACCGGATGGAGGTGGCAGAAGCGGTTATGATCGATTATCTGATGGACTGTTTTGTGAGTGCAATCATCAAATATGATGATCCGGGAGAAGAGCTGGATTCCATTGATGAGAGGATGGTTTCCTTCATATCCAGTAACTACAAAAATGCCTATCATTATCATGCAAAAGGAAAAACGGACGTGGAAAAACTCTATCTTAGGCTGCTGCTTGTTACAGATTATATCTGCGGCATGACAGACAGTTACGCAAAGCGGCTTTATCAGGAGCTGAAAGCGATTCTGTAA
- a CDS encoding IS30 family transposase, with protein MSKYIPGNQKHLTLENRIYIENELNKGTSFKDIARFLCKDPTTISKEVRAHRLSDWYHKGTFYNAKNFCIHRYHCKKTNACGKIVLCGIKCASCPTCNQTCRNFEKEHCVRLDRAPYVCNGCTKKINHCTLAHKYSYNARFADRKYREKLRDSRTGINMTKRELHKKDQIISPLIEQGQSPYHILTNHPELDMSVRTLYSYLDQGLFTARNIDLKRKVHFKPRRCHKTQITDRAVFSNRLYHDFCSLALTGYVQMDTVHSSRESKKTLLTMFFTKEKLFLAFLMNRCTKGAVRLVFDRLEKRMGTYEFTSVFEYILTDRGSEFGDPDALETGVNGIQRSSIYYCDPMQSGQKGGLEQAHTMLRMILPKGTSFEFLTQWDVNLIVNHINSTPRESLGGRTPYSVALEALGEEVLNAFQLRPIAPDEVNLTPKLIRFNH; from the coding sequence ATGAGTAAATATATTCCTGGTAACCAAAAACATCTTACCCTTGAAAACCGTATCTATATCGAAAACGAACTAAATAAGGGCACTTCCTTTAAGGATATTGCCAGGTTCCTGTGTAAGGATCCTACTACAATCTCTAAAGAAGTCAGGGCTCACCGTCTCTCAGACTGGTATCACAAAGGGACTTTCTATAATGCCAAAAACTTCTGTATTCACCGCTATCACTGTAAGAAAACGAACGCCTGTGGAAAGATTGTCCTGTGCGGAATCAAATGCGCATCCTGTCCTACCTGCAACCAAACCTGCAGAAACTTTGAAAAAGAGCATTGCGTAAGGCTTGACCGGGCTCCCTATGTCTGCAACGGCTGTACGAAAAAAATCAATCACTGCACGCTTGCCCACAAATACTCTTATAACGCCAGGTTCGCTGACAGGAAATACCGGGAAAAACTCCGGGATTCTAGAACAGGTATTAACATGACCAAACGGGAGCTTCACAAAAAGGATCAGATCATTTCCCCTCTGATCGAACAGGGACAGTCTCCCTATCATATCCTGACAAACCATCCGGAGCTGGATATGTCCGTCCGTACCCTGTATTCGTATCTTGACCAGGGACTCTTTACGGCAAGGAACATAGATCTGAAACGGAAAGTTCATTTCAAACCAAGAAGGTGCCATAAAACACAGATCACGGACAGAGCAGTCTTTAGCAACCGATTATATCATGACTTCTGTTCCCTTGCCCTTACAGGCTATGTCCAGATGGATACTGTCCATTCTTCCAGGGAATCAAAAAAGACCTTGCTGACCATGTTTTTCACCAAAGAAAAACTCTTCCTTGCTTTTCTGATGAACCGCTGCACCAAAGGCGCTGTCCGTCTTGTTTTTGACCGTCTGGAAAAGCGTATGGGAACCTATGAATTTACTTCCGTGTTTGAATATATCCTCACGGACCGGGGCTCTGAATTTGGTGATCCGGATGCTTTGGAAACCGGCGTAAACGGAATACAGCGTTCCAGCATTTATTACTGTGACCCGATGCAGAGTGGGCAGAAGGGCGGATTGGAACAAGCACACACGATGCTGCGGATGATCCTCCCAAAAGGAACCAGTTTTGAATTCCTTACACAATGGGACGTAAACCTGATTGTGAACCATATCAATTCCACACCGAGGGAAAGCCTGGGTGGGAGGACGCCATACAGCGTCGCGTTGGAAGCACTTGGAGAAGAGGTCTTAAACGCATTTCAGCTTAGACCGATTGCCCCGGATGAGGTAAATCTGACGCCTAAGCTGATCCGCTTTAATCACTAA
- the tadA gene encoding tRNA adenosine(34) deaminase TadA — MKDTDEKYMKEALKQAKKAYALEETPIGCVIVHEGKIISRGYNRRNTDKNPLAHAEITAIRKASKKLGDWRLEGCTLYVTLEPCQMCAGAIIQSRMDRVVIGCMNPKAGCAGSVLNLLQVDRFNHQADVTRGVLEEKCSELMKSFFRELREKKKKKEGA, encoded by the coding sequence ATGAAAGATACGGATGAAAAGTATATGAAGGAAGCGTTGAAGCAGGCGAAGAAGGCCTATGCGCTGGAGGAAACGCCGATCGGATGTGTGATCGTGCACGAGGGAAAAATTATCAGCAGGGGGTATAATAGAAGAAATACGGACAAGAACCCACTGGCTCATGCGGAGATTACGGCAATTCGAAAAGCCAGCAAAAAGCTGGGGGACTGGCGGTTGGAGGGGTGTACTTTGTATGTGACGCTGGAACCATGTCAGATGTGTGCGGGGGCAATCATCCAATCCCGCATGGACCGAGTAGTGATCGGATGTATGAATCCGAAAGCAGGCTGCGCAGGTTCTGTTTTAAATCTTCTTCAGGTGGACAGGTTTAACCACCAGGCGGATGTAACGCGAGGGGTGTTGGAAGAGAAGTGTTCGGAACTGATGAAATCGTTTTTCAGGGAACTGCGGGAGAAAAAAAAGAAGAAGGAAGGTGCCTGA
- a CDS encoding M48 family metallopeptidase: MSSMIYDLNGIPVQIEYRRIKNINLYIRPPAGEVLVTAPKGTPSGRIKKFVDSKEEWIRLHQEKMRAQAGKGEAGQPTKGQIEKMKKQVLQYAKKWEPVMGVHASGWTFRWMKTRWGSCTPRTGKIRLNTKLIFCPEECLEYVLVHELCHLIEPSHNQRFQNYMTKFLPDWKIRRKRLRESGV; this comes from the coding sequence ATGAGCAGTATGATATATGATCTGAATGGTATTCCTGTGCAGATAGAGTATCGCAGGATTAAGAATATTAATCTGTATATCAGACCTCCGGCAGGGGAGGTGCTTGTGACTGCGCCGAAAGGAACACCTTCTGGACGGATTAAAAAATTTGTGGACTCAAAAGAGGAATGGATCAGGCTCCATCAGGAGAAGATGAGGGCGCAGGCAGGAAAAGGAGAGGCAGGGCAGCCCACAAAGGGGCAGATTGAGAAAATGAAAAAACAGGTACTGCAATATGCGAAAAAGTGGGAGCCGGTTATGGGAGTACACGCTTCCGGGTGGACCTTTAGATGGATGAAGACGAGATGGGGCAGCTGTACGCCGAGGACAGGGAAGATCAGACTGAATACAAAGCTGATTTTCTGTCCGGAAGAGTGTCTGGAATATGTGCTGGTGCATGAGCTGTGCCATTTGATCGAGCCAAGTCATAATCAGCGTTTCCAGAATTATATGACAAAATTTCTTCCGGACTGGAAGATAAGAAGAAAGAGGTTGAGGGAGTCAGGAGTATGA
- a CDS encoding B12-binding domain-containing radical SAM protein — protein sequence MMKKKIVLAAINAKYIHSNLAVYSLKSYAQACFVMPGSKENKESKESAGSGSCTESDGPYIEIAEYTINQQEDAILEDLYKRQPDMLCFSCYIWNISMVEDLIRETAKILPDTEIWLGGPEVSFDAPAMLEQFPEVKGIMKGEGEETFAALVSGENKSCLKGIAWRNEKGEIEDHPWREVMDLDRVPFVYGDMKEFEHKIIYYESSRGCPFSCSYCLSSVDKKLRFRSLELVKQELQFFLEHKVPQVKFVDRTFNCSHRHAMEIWKYIREHDNGVTNFHFEISADLLTEEEIELMGAMRPGLIQLEIGVQSTNPDTIREIHRTMQFDKVAEKVKKIQKNHNIHQHLDLIAGLPGEDLASFSASFDDVYRLHPDQLQLGFLKVLKGSFMETRKKDYRLVCKSSPPYEVLRTKWLSYADILILKGVEEMVEVYYNSGQFTLSIECLEKNVKSPFDLYRNLAEFYERKRLNFLQHSRPARYQIFLSYIEETFPEEKEKFRECLVFDYYLRENAKSRPEFVGEYLVEKEAARLFYEREEKEHIYLPHYMEYDRNQMRRMTHLEYFPLKGRYILFDYSRRDPLTKDALWLEVKVPERIGNGSDRQVAKSK from the coding sequence ATGATGAAGAAGAAAATTGTGTTAGCAGCTATAAATGCAAAATATATTCATTCCAACCTGGCGGTGTACAGCCTGAAAAGCTATGCACAGGCTTGTTTTGTGATGCCTGGCTCTAAAGAGAACAAAGAATCCAAAGAGTCTGCCGGCAGCGGATCGTGCACGGAAAGCGATGGACCTTATATAGAAATTGCAGAATATACCATCAATCAGCAGGAGGATGCGATTCTGGAGGATCTCTATAAAAGACAGCCGGATATGCTCTGCTTCTCCTGTTATATATGGAATATTTCCATGGTAGAAGATCTTATCAGGGAAACAGCCAAAATTCTTCCCGATACCGAAATCTGGCTGGGAGGACCGGAAGTGTCTTTCGATGCGCCTGCCATGCTGGAACAATTTCCTGAAGTGAAAGGAATCATGAAGGGTGAGGGGGAAGAAACCTTTGCAGCTCTTGTGTCCGGGGAGAATAAAAGCTGCTTAAAGGGAATTGCCTGGAGAAATGAAAAGGGAGAGATTGAGGACCATCCCTGGAGAGAGGTCATGGATCTGGACAGAGTTCCGTTTGTCTATGGGGATATGAAAGAATTTGAGCATAAGATCATATATTATGAAAGCAGCCGGGGATGTCCGTTCTCCTGCAGTTACTGTCTGTCTTCCGTAGATAAAAAGCTTCGCTTCCGAAGTCTGGAGCTGGTGAAACAGGAACTGCAGTTTTTTCTGGAACACAAGGTCCCCCAAGTGAAGTTTGTGGACCGGACATTTAACTGCAGTCACCGTCATGCGATGGAGATTTGGAAGTATATCCGGGAGCATGATAATGGTGTTACCAATTTTCATTTTGAAATATCTGCAGATCTTCTGACGGAAGAAGAGATTGAATTGATGGGGGCCATGAGGCCGGGACTGATTCAGCTGGAGATTGGCGTGCAGTCTACGAATCCCGACACTATCAGAGAAATTCATCGGACGATGCAGTTTGATAAGGTTGCTGAAAAGGTGAAGAAAATTCAAAAAAATCACAACATTCATCAGCACCTGGATCTGATAGCGGGATTGCCTGGTGAAGATCTGGCAAGTTTTTCGGCTTCGTTTGATGATGTTTATCGCCTGCATCCCGATCAGCTTCAACTCGGTTTTTTGAAAGTGCTGAAGGGTTCCTTTATGGAAACGCGGAAAAAGGACTACCGTCTTGTCTGCAAAAGCAGCCCTCCTTATGAGGTCCTTAGGACAAAGTGGCTTTCTTATGCTGATATACTTATTTTAAAAGGCGTGGAAGAGATGGTGGAGGTTTATTACAACAGCGGACAGTTTACACTTTCTATAGAATGTCTGGAGAAAAATGTAAAATCTCCCTTTGATCTGTATAGAAATCTGGCGGAATTTTACGAAAGAAAAAGGCTCAATTTCCTTCAGCATTCCCGGCCGGCAAGATATCAGATCTTTTTGTCTTATATTGAAGAAACTTTTCCGGAAGAGAAAGAGAAGTTCAGGGAATGCCTGGTTTTTGATTATTATCTGCGGGAGAATGCCAAGAGCCGTCCTGAGTTTGTCGGGGAATACCTGGTAGAAAAGGAAGCAGCGCGCCTTTTCTATGAGAGGGAGGAAAAGGAACACATATACCTTCCTCATTACATGGAATATGACAGAAATCAGATGAGAAGAATGACGCATCTGGAATATTTTCCATTGAAAGGCAGGTACATTTTGTTCGATTACAGCAGGAGAGATCCATTGACAAAAGATGCGCTGTGGCTTGAGGTGAAAGTGCCGGAGCGGATTGGAAACGGGAGTGACCGGCAGGTTGCAAAAAGCAAATAA
- a CDS encoding VanW family protein, with protein sequence MTSERRRRKVTRRMSLKRKRRMTVLFFAAVFLILLVFAGSYLALRKYVNTVEGDIIADNISIGTVDVSGLTRNQAKELLEEHLAEDRAVTVSLKTENGSADATLEELGLSSDDLDSLTKEAVDYGKKGSVWTRYRRMKRLEADGLVIREKFTLDKELTEAVLNERAVPLIKGAQDAAIEKTATGFKITPEQEGKAVDIEATIEVITEQLNQEWNHEDFSVEVSTKKEEPEITEEDLSEIQDELGSFWTDAGGGERWNNLKTGTERLNGKILMPGETLSVGQVTGPYTAENGYVEAGAYENGQVVSDYGGGICQVSTTLYNAVIYAELEIVERAPHSMTVAYVKPSRDAAIAGDYLDFKFKNSYDTPIYIYGEINSSNQLQFIIYGKDTRPEGRKVEYESETVSTTEHGTTYKENPEAAFGTMTSTGSPHDGVEARLWKIVYEDGEEVSREVFNTSSYSASDEIIEVGTAGGSEEAVAALQSAIASQDAAKISEAVSKGGGQATENQEDAAAQQTDEQAREQS encoded by the coding sequence ATGACGTCAGAAAGAAGGCGCCGTAAAGTCACAAGAAGAATGAGCCTGAAAAGGAAAAGGAGGATGACAGTTCTGTTTTTTGCAGCAGTTTTTCTGATCCTTCTTGTTTTTGCAGGCTCTTATCTTGCGCTTAGAAAATATGTAAATACAGTAGAAGGAGATATTATCGCGGACAATATCAGCATCGGGACAGTAGATGTGTCGGGGTTGACAAGGAACCAGGCGAAGGAACTGCTTGAGGAGCATCTGGCAGAAGACCGGGCTGTAACCGTTTCACTGAAAACGGAAAATGGAAGTGCCGATGCTACATTGGAAGAGTTGGGACTTTCTTCTGATGATCTGGACAGCCTTACAAAAGAGGCGGTAGATTACGGGAAAAAGGGAAGTGTCTGGACCAGATACCGCCGTATGAAGAGGTTGGAAGCGGATGGTCTTGTGATCCGGGAAAAGTTCACTTTGGATAAAGAGTTGACAGAGGCCGTTTTAAATGAGCGGGCAGTTCCTCTGATAAAGGGAGCCCAGGATGCGGCAATAGAGAAAACTGCCACAGGCTTTAAGATCACCCCTGAACAGGAAGGAAAAGCGGTGGACATAGAAGCAACGATTGAAGTCATCACAGAGCAGCTGAATCAGGAATGGAATCATGAAGATTTTTCTGTGGAGGTTTCTACCAAGAAAGAAGAGCCGGAAATTACTGAGGAGGATCTCTCGGAAATTCAGGATGAACTGGGAAGCTTCTGGACAGACGCCGGAGGAGGAGAACGATGGAATAATTTGAAGACCGGGACGGAAAGGCTGAACGGTAAGATCCTCATGCCGGGAGAAACGTTGTCTGTAGGGCAGGTTACCGGACCATATACTGCTGAAAACGGATATGTGGAAGCCGGCGCCTATGAGAACGGGCAGGTCGTCTCGGATTACGGCGGAGGCATATGCCAGGTATCTACAACTCTTTACAATGCAGTGATCTATGCGGAGCTTGAGATAGTGGAGCGTGCGCCTCATTCCATGACAGTGGCCTATGTAAAACCGTCCAGAGATGCGGCGATCGCAGGAGACTATCTGGATTTTAAATTCAAAAATTCCTATGATACGCCGATCTATATATATGGAGAAATTAACAGCAGCAACCAGCTTCAGTTTATTATATACGGCAAAGATACAAGGCCGGAAGGCAGGAAAGTGGAATACGAAAGCGAGACAGTCAGCACGACAGAGCATGGAACAACATATAAAGAAAATCCGGAGGCGGCCTTTGGAACAATGACAAGTACCGGCAGTCCTCACGATGGCGTTGAGGCAAGGCTCTGGAAGATTGTCTATGAGGATGGCGAGGAGGTAAGCCGGGAAGTCTTTAATACAAGCAGCTATTCGGCTTCAGATGAAATTATTGAAGTGGGAACGGCCGGAGGCAGTGAAGAGGCAGTAGCAGCACTGCAGTCAGCTATCGCTTCCCAGGATGCGGCTAAGATCTCGGAAGCAGTCAGCAAAGGCGGCGGTCAGGCAACGGAGAATCAGGAAGATGCTGCAGCGCAGCAGACTGACGAACAGGCCCGGGAGCAGTCGTAA
- the atpC gene encoding ATP synthase F1 subunit epsilon — MKTFHLRVISSDKIFYDGQCENLILPIEDGQFSVLAHHENMVVAVEIGELHLKTPEGEWITAAVSQGFAEIINNRVSVLVNAAERPEEIDVKRAEEAKQRAEERLRHKQSLQEYYLSQASLARAMARLKTSKHKHWNI; from the coding sequence ATGAAAACATTTCATCTAAGAGTTATATCCAGTGATAAAATTTTTTATGACGGGCAATGCGAAAATTTGATCCTTCCTATTGAGGACGGACAGTTCAGCGTACTGGCCCACCATGAAAATATGGTCGTGGCAGTAGAAATCGGCGAACTGCACCTGAAAACTCCGGAAGGGGAATGGATTACGGCAGCAGTGTCACAGGGATTTGCAGAAATCATCAACAACCGGGTTTCCGTCCTCGTCAATGCGGCAGAACGGCCCGAAGAAATAGATGTCAAAAGAGCAGAAGAGGCAAAACAAAGAGCAGAAGAACGACTGCGCCACAAACAAAGCCTTCAGGAATACTACTTGTCACAGGCATCCCTCGCAAGAGCCATGGCCCGCCTCAAAACATCAAAACATAAGCATTGGAATATCTGA